The DNA segment CAATACAAGAGAAAGCCGTACCTGCTGTCCTAACCGGCAAAGATGTTATGGCCGCTGCTCAAACAGGTACAGGTAAAACTGCAGGCTTCACGCTACCTATTCTTGAAATGTTGTCAAAAGGCCCTCGCGTACGTCAGAACCAAGTACGTGCGCTAGTGCTAACACCAACCCGTGAGCTTGCTGCGCAAGTGAATGGCAGCGTAGTGAAGTACGGTATTAACTTACCTCTTACTTCTACGGTGGTGTTTGGTGGTGTGAAAATTAACCCTCAGATGCAAAAACTGCGTAAAGGTAGTGATGTACTGGTAGCAACACCGGGTCGTCTACTTGACCTATACAACCAAAATGCTGTGCGTTTTGATCAACTAGAAATTCTAGTGCTAGATGAAGCTGACCGCATGCTAGACATGGGCTTCATTCGCGATATCCGTAAGATCTTGGCTTTTCTACCTAAGAAGCGCCAAAACCTACTGTTCTCAGCGACGTTCTCTGATGATATTCGTGGCTTGGCGAAAGGTTTAGTTAACAACCCAGTTGAAATCTCGGTAAGCCCTGCGAACTCAACGGCACCAACCGTTGAGCAAAGCATCTACCCAGTAGATAAAAAGAAAAAAAGCGCAATGCTAGCGAAGCTCATCAAAGATAATGATTGGCGACAAGTGCTTGTGTTTAGCAAAACGAAACATGGCGCAAACAAGCTTTCACACTTCCTTGACGAGCAAGGCATCTCAGCGGCGCCTATTCATGGTAACAAGAGCCAAGGCGCGCGTACTAAAGCCCTAGAGAACTTCAAAACGGGTAAGGTGCGAGTATTGGTGGCGACTGATATCGCAGCGCGTGGTATCGATATTCCGCAACTGCCTCAAGTAGTGAATTTCGACCTTCCAAACGTATCAGAAGATTACGTTCACCGTATTGGTCGTACTGGCCGTGCTGGTGAAGTGGGTAAAGCCATCTCATTGGTTTGTGCTGATGAAGTGGGTGAACTGTTTGGTATCGAGCGCCTTATTCAGCAAGTGCTTGAGCGCCGTGAACTTGAAGGTTTTGCACCTGTAAACAAGTTGCCAGAATCTCGTTTGGATTCGCGTCCGATTAAGCCTAAGAAGCCGAAAAAGACACGTGAACACTCTGATGGTCAACGTTCTGGCGAGAATGCTCGCGGGCACAAACCAGCAGGTAAGAACAAGCGTCATGTTTCTGGTTCAGGCTCTGCTCCTAAGCGTAAGCCAAATGCGAACAAGCCTAACTCAGGTAACAAAGGCTCTGACAGCAACTCTGCAGTTGCTGGTGATGATAAATCTTTAAGAAATAATGGCAGTAACTATAAGCGTGGTAATGCGGCAAACAAGCCTTCTACGAATAGTTCAGGTAAGCCAGCTGGTGCAGGTAAACCTAATAAGTCTGGTTTCGGTGGCGGTAATGGCTCGAGCAAACCGTCGAACAAATCAGCAGGTAATAAGCCTACAGGTAACAAGCCTTCACCATCTAGAAGCCGTTCTAAGCCTGCACCTCAGAAATAGTAGCTCTTTGGTAGACCAAAAGGTTGATAAGGTAGCTTTGTAGCGGTTCAGCAACGAGAATTACTTTTTAAGAAGGTTCTCGTTTATTAGCGAATTTCTGCAATTTAACTCGAATAAGCGCGAATATTGAATTTCAATGTTCGCGTTTTTTTATGGGTATTATTTTACGAATTAGAAGTGATTTCTTGGCCGTAAAAGCGACTGAATCAAGAAGAAATACGCTATTGAGAGGAAAGGTAATGATTCGTTAATGATTTATTAATAACAACATAATCACTAGCGTTTTTGTGGATCTTTGCAATTTGCAATTCCAGTTTGCAAAACAAGCAGGGATTTACGGCCAATACGTGTTCAGATGCTTAGTAAATACGTGTTTTAAAAGTTGGCACGTATGCTGCATTAGTAATGGTGACCCTTCTTAAGCCGAGGGTCACCTAGCCAACTGACGTTGTTAGTGAACCCATATTGTTCACACAAAATATATGACCAATCACCTTTATTGTGGTTGGTTTTTTTTTGCCTGAATTTTGATTTCTACTTGTTGGTTTTACTTTTTTACTCACCACACTTCGAGTAACAGCTTGGTTGGCGAGGGCACTCTCCACCTCTGGAGCAGATAAGCCTAGCCTCTGTCTCAATCCCACGTTCAATCCAATTTATATTTAGAATCTTGGCTATTGTCGTGAGATTTTTCTTGATGTTACGTGGGATTACCACAGAGCCACCATTGTTGACGCATGACGCCTTAAGCTGCTCTGCAATATCTCTTGAATTACCGCCTTGAGCATCAATCGCTGGGTTTAAGTCTATACCAGCACACAACACACGATTGTTACCCGCAGGATCCGTCATATTGATGGATTCACAGCAATAGATTCTTGGCTCATCTCCTACATTTAAAATGGAGATCTGAGCTGAGCTACCCGCCCGAGGTTCTGATAATCGACGGAACACTGCCCAATGTTGACATGGATCGGCGACCGTTCTCATATTCCCCCAAGGCAGTGGAATCCCGTTCCCGCGGTATACCGCCTTGAGTTTCCCCGGCCCATAAGCATCAAAGTAGTGCCAGTGAGGGTAGGGCGATACTACCGTCATTCTACGCATCGCAACAGAGGGGGAAACCCCCGCTCTCTTATGAACGTCTATTTCGTAACCAGTGCGGTCTAACAGCTGTCTAAACGGGACTTTCGGGCACAGAAGAGCTCCAGCAAAGAAACTGGATTCAAAGTCTCGCCACGCTTGCAGAATGTCTTGAGAGTTCAGCTGTGAAGAGCCTGAAACCTGGTTGTCATCCCATGTGTTGTTGTTACCGACCGACAACACACTCTTTAGGCCTTCTTTGCTATGCAGAATGCAATGGCCGATATAAACCGAGAGATCGTATTTCAGACGAGTGGGGTACTCTTTGAGAATTTCGTTTAAAAAGATCGTACCGGGAGGCTCAAAGAATGAAGTAACCAGTTGCTTGGCATTGATTCCTAGCTCATCAACCACGTCCTGCGGCGTGCGCGTAACCCAGCGGATGTTAATACCAAGGGTTCTAGCGATGTCTATCAGGTCTTCTACGCTCAGGTTAAGACGTTTTAGACCAACCTCCTCTGCGGCGCGCTCAAGGTCAGGGAAGTGGTTCTGGTTGCTTTCTTGGTGTGCCCTAATCAAGAGGTGAGCAAATTGACGGCCAGAGATCCCCGTTTGTGACAGCATTTCAGGAATCGCAATCTGCAGGATGTCGTTGGAGAAAAGAAAGCTAGGCTCGAGTGCCATGCCACTTATCCCACCACGATTTCCTTTGTCAGGTGCAATGGCTTGTTGTTCTGATTCGTCGTCGAGGAACCACGTTGGGGTCTTCTGAAAAACCTGCGCAATCACTTCCAGCATGTCGATGCTTGGCACACGCTTTCCACGTTCAATCATTGAAAGGTAAGAAACGGAAGGTGCGTATTCTGGGTTGATTCGAATACAACGCGCAGACAGATCTTCCATCGTTAAATGGTTACGTTTTCTTAGGTTACGTATTTTCGTACCTAGGAAATGAGACTGACGAACTAAACTTTTTGACAAGGCCATATTTGTAAAATTCACATTGTGAAATTTTTGTTGTGAAATTGTATGTAAAAAAGCGCTAATCTACAAACTAAGCAATTCACAAAATGACAAATAAGTTAAACGTTAGTTTGGAATAATTGCTCTAGGACACATTTTTGCTGTAGAAATCGGTGGTTATCACCGGGCTAGTCAAGAGGGAAAGACTATGAATATGCTTACATTCGATAAAACAGAAATCCAAAAACAATCAAAACCATTTATCGCTGAAGCTGTCTTTGCCGTGGAGACAATCAGTGCCAACCAGCAAACAGAGAAGCAAGTGAAAGCAAAACAGCTGCTTGATCGACTGTTCCCATTAGAGAATGGTTCACATCAAGACGTAACCAGCTACGTAGTTGATTACCGCCATATCATGGCTTACTTTAAAGATGGTCAGCACAGCGGCCTAAAGCACCCTAAACAGTTTGTAGCGTACATGGGTGAGAAGAATGACCCAGACTCTATCTTGTTCCGAGACGGCAGTGGCAGTCACTTAGAAGTGATGTTTGGATGTCATAAAGGGACGGGGTGTATTGAATTGGTAGAGATCGATGATATTCAGTTAGAATCATGTACCACGTTCGGTCAATCGCCAGTGGAAGCAACCACCACAATGCGCGAAGAGACCATTGCAGCAATGCGCCACTGGATCAGTTTGATTCAAGGTGATGCAAAGGGCAAACCAAAGGCATGCAGCGAAGATAAAGAGTTTAGAGCAAAGAGTGGTGAAGATTACTGCCTGAATTACTGCTACCAACTTTAGTCGCATGAGATAAGGTTTGGAACGCTGAAGGGTTTGAACCCAGTAAGTACTAAGCCGATACACATAGCCAACGAAAAAGCCCCAAAGATTAACGTACTAGTTAGTCTTTGGGGCTTTTTATTGTTTTTTAAATGTATATCAATTCGCGTTCACGGGTTCTCATTGAGCAGAACCAGCGGTGAAACCTTAAAGAGGCATGACTCGGTTGCGGCCAAGTGATTTCGCTTCGTAAAGTAGCTTATCAGCTCGTTCGATCAGTGATTGCGCCGACTCACCGGGCTCAAGTTCAGCGACACCAAACGATGCGGTGATACTGCCGACT comes from the Vibrio splendidus genome and includes:
- a CDS encoding DEAD/DEAH box helicase, translating into MSFTSLGLSEPILKAIEAQGYDKPSPIQEKAVPAVLTGKDVMAAAQTGTGKTAGFTLPILEMLSKGPRVRQNQVRALVLTPTRELAAQVNGSVVKYGINLPLTSTVVFGGVKINPQMQKLRKGSDVLVATPGRLLDLYNQNAVRFDQLEILVLDEADRMLDMGFIRDIRKILAFLPKKRQNLLFSATFSDDIRGLAKGLVNNPVEISVSPANSTAPTVEQSIYPVDKKKKSAMLAKLIKDNDWRQVLVFSKTKHGANKLSHFLDEQGISAAPIHGNKSQGARTKALENFKTGKVRVLVATDIAARGIDIPQLPQVVNFDLPNVSEDYVHRIGRTGRAGEVGKAISLVCADEVGELFGIERLIQQVLERRELEGFAPVNKLPESRLDSRPIKPKKPKKTREHSDGQRSGENARGHKPAGKNKRHVSGSGSAPKRKPNANKPNSGNKGSDSNSAVAGDDKSLRNNGSNYKRGNAANKPSTNSSGKPAGAGKPNKSGFGGGNGSSKPSNKSAGNKPTGNKPSPSRSRSKPAPQK
- a CDS encoding DUF3612 domain-containing protein; amino-acid sequence: MEDLSARCIRINPEYAPSVSYLSMIERGKRVPSIDMLEVIAQVFQKTPTWFLDDESEQQAIAPDKGNRGGISGMALEPSFLFSNDILQIAIPEMLSQTGISGRQFAHLLIRAHQESNQNHFPDLERAAEEVGLKRLNLSVEDLIDIARTLGINIRWVTRTPQDVVDELGINAKQLVTSFFEPPGTIFLNEILKEYPTRLKYDLSVYIGHCILHSKEGLKSVLSVGNNNTWDDNQVSGSSQLNSQDILQAWRDFESSFFAGALLCPKVPFRQLLDRTGYEIDVHKRAGVSPSVAMRRMTVVSPYPHWHYFDAYGPGKLKAVYRGNGIPLPWGNMRTVADPCQHWAVFRRLSEPRAGSSAQISILNVGDEPRIYCCESINMTDPAGNNRVLCAGIDLNPAIDAQGGNSRDIAEQLKASCVNNGGSVVIPRNIKKNLTTIAKILNINWIERGIETEARLICSRGGECPRQPSCYSKCGE
- a CDS encoding aldolase/citrate lyase/malate synthase family protein, with the protein product MNMLTFDKTEIQKQSKPFIAEAVFAVETISANQQTEKQVKAKQLLDRLFPLENGSHQDVTSYVVDYRHIMAYFKDGQHSGLKHPKQFVAYMGEKNDPDSILFRDGSGSHLEVMFGCHKGTGCIELVEIDDIQLESCTTFGQSPVEATTTMREETIAAMRHWISLIQGDAKGKPKACSEDKEFRAKSGEDYCLNYCYQL